Within Streptomyces sp. NBC_00704, the genomic segment GTGCAGTCCGAGGTTCTGGGGGTCGCCGATCTCGTCGGCGGTGACCAGCCAGGGGCCGAGCGGGTTGAAGGTCTCGCAGGACTTGCCGAGGTCCCACTGCGGTGAGTACTCCAGCTGGAACTCGCGCTCGGACACGTCATGGCTGATCGCATAGCCCGCGATCGCGTCGCGCGCCGCTTCGGGCCCGTCGAGGTAGCGCGCCCGGCGTCCGATGACGACCGCCAGTTCGACCTCCCAGTCGGTCTTCACCGAGCCGCGGGGGATCAGGACCTCGTCGTAGGGGCCCACGACCGTGCCCGGGTCCTTCATGAACACCACCGGACGCGGCGGGATCGGCGCGCCGGTCTCGGCGGCGTGGTCGCGGTAGTTCAGGCCGACACAGACGATCTTGCCCGGACGGGCGAGCGGTGCGCCGATCCGCCGGCCGTCCGCGTCCAGTTCGGGCAGCCCGCCCGCGGCGAGCGCGGCACGGGCCCGCTCGACACCGCCGCCGGCGAGGAAGGCGCCGTCGATGTCGGAGGCCACGGGGGACAGGTCCAGCAGCCGGCCGTCGTCGGCGCGGACGGCGGGCCGCTCCTCGCCGGGCGCGCCGACTCGTAGCAGTTTCACTGGGCAACTCCCTTGTCGTCGGTGGTTCGTGAGGGGCGAGGCGGCCGTGCGGGCCCCGCCGTCGTCGCATCAGCGGGACCCGCGGACGATCCGACGTATTGCTCCGCGCAGTCATCGGAGGACTGGCGGCAAGGTGACTTTAAACGGAGAAGGGCCCTCAGACCAGGGAAACCTCGGATGTATTTCGTGGTCATGTGCGGCCGTGACCCTGCCGATTGGTCGGTTCGGTAGCATTTGCCCGCACATGGCAAGCGAGTACGGCTCCCTCCTCCGACGAATCGGTGGGGCGCTTGCGCCGCCGTCCTCGCCGTCGGATGCCGTGGAGGCCCGGCGGATCACCCGTTCCGGCAGGCGGGAGGCCTGTCGCGCGTTCTTTTGACGGCCGGCCGCAGGACCGGTCGGCGTCCCGCGGGACGATGTCACGCAAATGTGCTGCGGCGCGCTCTTGTCAACGTCGGCAATGCCGTCGTAACGTCCTCGACGTCCCGCAATACATCGGAGGAATGGCCCGCACGTTCCCGTCGCGGTCGACGCGCACCGTGCGACCGTCCGGCCTCCCGTCCCTCCGGCTGCCCCTCCCTCACGCCTCCGTCCGACGTGATCCGCACCCGCCCCGCCCCGGATCCGCGGACCGGCCGTCGTCCTCGCCCCTCTCGAGGGCGAGTACGCCCCCTCCGCCCTCGCCCGCCGGCTCCCCGCCCTGCCTGAAGAGAGAACACGGAATGAAGCCCGCTCGCACCCGCTCCACCGCCGCAGCCGTCACCGTCGTCCTCGCGGCGATGTCCCTCGTCACCGCGTGCAACCGCGGCAGCTCCGACTCGGCCGGCTCGAGCGACGCACCGGCCATCGGCATCGACCTGCCCCGCGCCGACTCCGACTTCTGGAACTCCTACGCGCAGTACCTGAAGAAGGACATCGAGACCGACGGCGTCAACGCGCTCCCGCTGAGCAACTCGCAGAACGACGTCACCAAGCTGGTCGCCAACGTGCAGGTGTTCCAGAACACCGGCGCCAAGGCCGTCGTCATGGCGCCCCAGGACACCGGCGCCATCGCCTCCACCCTCGACACCCTCGCGTCGAAGAAGATCCCCGTGGTCAGCGTCGACACCAGACCCGACAAGGGCGACGTCTACATGGTGGTCCGCGCCGACAACCGGGCGTACGGCACCCGGGCCTGCGAGTTCCTCGGCAAGCAGCTCGGCGGCGAGGGCAAGGTGGCCGAACTGCAGGGCGCCCTGGACTCCATCAACGGACGCGACCGCTCCGAGGCCTTCGCCCAGTGCATGAAGCAGAAGTTCCCGAAGATCAC encodes:
- a CDS encoding sugar ABC transporter substrate-binding protein encodes the protein MKPARTRSTAAAVTVVLAAMSLVTACNRGSSDSAGSSDAPAIGIDLPRADSDFWNSYAQYLKKDIETDGVNALPLSNSQNDVTKLVANVQVFQNTGAKAVVMAPQDTGAIASTLDTLASKKIPVVSVDTRPDKGDVYMVVRADNRAYGTRACEFLGKQLGGEGKVAELQGALDSINGRDRSEAFAQCMKQKFPKITVFELPTDWKGDVASAKLQSLLAQHPDLNGVYMQAGGVFLQPTLALLEQKKLLKPAGEKGHIAIVSNDGIPQEFDAIRKGQIDATVSQPADLYAKYALYYARAAAEGKTFAPGKTDHDSTIVKIPNGLEDQLPAPLVTKDNVDDKSLWGNNVG
- a CDS encoding fumarylacetoacetate hydrolase family protein, whose product is MKLLRVGAPGEERPAVRADDGRLLDLSPVASDIDGAFLAGGGVERARAALAAGGLPELDADGRRIGAPLARPGKIVCVGLNYRDHAAETGAPIPPRPVVFMKDPGTVVGPYDEVLIPRGSVKTDWEVELAVVIGRRARYLDGPEAARDAIAGYAISHDVSEREFQLEYSPQWDLGKSCETFNPLGPWLVTADEIGDPQNLGLHLSVNGVKRQDGHTGDMIFPVDHLVAYLSRYMVLEPGDVINTGTPAGVALGLPGAPFLRPGDTVELSVDGLGGQRQTFGQA